TGGACTTCTGATTTTCAGAGTACAGCTAAGAGTAACGTTGAACTTGTGACCCACTGACCTCTGCTTCCAGCACGCTTGGAGGGGTACACTCGGCTTCTGCAGTGCTCAGGATGGAACCAGGGATTCATTTGTTCATattaagcaaatgctctaccaactgagctgaaCCCCTGGCCCCTGGGTGTCGCAGTTTCCTCATTAGCCCAGATGCAGAGGTGAGGCAATAGAGACCCAGAGGGTAAACGGCCCAGTCTCTAGGCTGACTATCCATAGTCCAGAGAACCAAACGATGGTGTCTGTCTTCAGAGCAGTGCAAGGCGGGGTTGCTTCTTGCTTTTCAGATGGAGTTGCCCAAGGCTGCAAGGGTCCAGATCTGAGTCTGAAGGCAGCATTCCAAGTTTAGAGAGGGAGCCACGAGCCTCCAGGAGGTGAGACAAAGGTCTACGGTCACAGGGGTAGAAGGCTTTGCATTGGTGGGTCCAGCTGATCCCCCTGGGCTCAGGGAATGTGACAGGGGTAAGGCAGAGGCATGTCAGAAGCCCAGCCTCGTGCAGCCTGGCTTCCCCCGAGGATGTGTTAGAGCAAAGAATTCCCTACAGCTCCAGGGTAGGGAGGAGTAGTCTACAGCAGGCCCCAGCTTGCAGAGACCAAGCGAGGAGGGGACCAGTGGCTGTGTAGGCCTTGCTAGTGGGAAGGGGAGAGATGAGGATCGTAGCTGCCCATCCCGTTGTGAtcagcccctcttttttttttttttgaggcagggtttctctgtgtagctgtggctgtcctggaactcactctgtagaccaggcttgccttaaactcagaaatccacctgcctctgcctcccaagtgctgggattaaaggcctgtgccaccactgcccagctcagcccCTCCTTACAAAGGGAGTGGAAATATCAgagttggtgggggtggggtgactaGGTGGAGACTGAGCTTCTGAGCCAGGAGCCCACCCCAGTCTGATCTCTGGCAACTTCAAAATGGTGGGGGCATGTAAACCATCTTGGCTCCCTTGTGTAAAAGCAGGACAAAGAAAGAGACCAGGTAACTCACTTGACCTAATTGCCTTGGGTTTTAGTCGTAGGCTTGGCAATGGGGGCCGGTCTCCTTCTGGACAGTAGACAAGACAAGTGTCTTCCTATGGTCTCAGCTGAGCTCTTGAGAGGGAACCAGTCCAGGTAGGAACGTGTCCGACGTGGAATCTGCAGAGGGGCATTGTTCCCTGCAAGTGACCTAATCTCTCCGTCTGGGAGTCAGCGAAGCTGAGGATCAGCACCCGTGAGGAGGTGACAATCAGAAAGCCTGCGGTCCTTCCTTTGTGGGGTCCactcctttcccctttctgggCTGGCCAAACCTGGCTCGGTGGCTCAGTGCCAGCCAACTCCAGGGTTGCCCAAAGCTGTAGACGGCATCTAGTCTGATTCATGGAAGCAGAGTGGTGTTCCTGGAGAGAGCTGTCAGGCTAATGGGAGACTCTGAGGCCTTCTGCCTCAGAAAACTTTAACCTTGAGGGGAAGTGGTAGCCACAGCACCAGCCCCTAGCCATGAGGAAATCATGCGAGTCTCAGAGACTATATAACTTGCTCAGTTTGCCCAGCGATCACTACCAAACACAGGGCTCCAAACCCATAGCCTTCTTTGCCAGCCTgggaccccaccccccacccccctcaggCTGGGAGTCAGTGGTAGAAGGCTTGGGCAGGGGAGCAGAAGGATGCATGGAGAAGTCCAGAAGAAGCTCGCCCGCCCCCATCTGTAGCTAGCCTAAGACTCAGGCAGCGCTGGATGCTAGGGGCACGTCTGGGAGTCATGGAGTGTAGGGAGGAGCTGGGGATGGGAGTTCTAGCCAGAGCTCAGgggaaagaagcaagcaaagaaaatgaaatcatcaaTTCATCAGATTTCTGAGAGGCCATccaacctccctccccctcccccacagcagcACGTAGGGAGATAGGGGAGAAAACATTAGCCAAGAAAAGGGATGGGGTAAGAGAGAAGCcagaagggagaaataaaaaaggCCTAGGTTccttcacacatgcacagagagagaaagagacacagagagagaaactgcagacttctttttaagtttttatttacttattatttaatttatttttgagacctggctggcctaggattccagaatgctggaattaaaagcatatatGATCACACCCAtcctcttttctaggtttttttccccctccttcccttccttgaccaagtcccatgtagcccaggctggctttgaacttgcaatgtagctaaggataaccttACACTattgatcctcttgtctctaccttctAACATTTGTGTCACTCCTGTGCCAGGATCCTTGGGTCCGCCTGTCAGCACGCACTCTGGGATGACAGGGTCTCTGTATTCTTTCATTTGTGGATCTGGCCGGCTGGGGCATGAGAAGAAGAGGCATGGGGTGACAGGAGGAGGCCGGGGATGACACTGGCTTCTCTCTAGGAGCTTGTCCACTGGGAAGAGGCAGCAGCCATGGAGGACACACTGAGGGAATTCTTCATGGGCCCCACCTCCAACAGGCCTACAGCTGGGGGAAGGTGAGGCAcagtggggagagaaaaagagctGAGAGACCCCTCTGAGAGAAGCAAAGGTGGATGATAGTGACAGACAGTTCTGGAcgagtggctctctctctctctctctctctttctctctctctcctttatgtttttgtttttgtttttttaagacaggatccaGAGGCTGTAGCCTTTGCTGCTCTGTTCTAAAACTCACtgcatagaccaggttggcctcaaacccagCTCTGCCtcagctgggatgacaggtaggCATGTGCCCCTAATCAGTGCCTTTTCTTCTGCATTTTAATTGTTAAATCATGATGACCTGAAACAGGGGACCCCAAGGAATGGGGCCCCAagcttcttcccttttcctgcCCAGCCCTGCCCTCCTCAGTTTCTAGACTACCTAAGGTCTGGCAAGGAAAGGGTTATCTGTGGTAATCTGGGGTAGGGACAGGGACACAGGAGTGGGGACAGGGACACACCTACCTGTAACATGCTTTGGGGAAGGCAGAAGCTTCAATGGCCCTGGGGCCAGAGAGACAGCCGATTGCCACCAGGTCGATGAAAGGAACTTTGATTAGACTCCTAGAAGAACCAGAACGTGCTGGAGTGTGGTGAggagagactgggggaggggaacacaGAGGGCATCCCAAGAGACTTGGGAACAGGCAGTCACTGTCCACCTCCAGTGGATCCTGCCCCATTGACCCATATCCTCTATAAATTCTAGGAAAGTCCTTGATCTCCAAAGCTCCGTCTACACAGGCCTTAGCTACCTGGATAACATTCCATCGCCTCTGGATCCAATCCCAGAGGCAAGCCCGGGCATCCGAGCTCTAGTGAGGCCCGGTCTGAGTAATCAGCTGCTAGAGCTACGAAGCCCTGGAGTGTCCTGGAGGAgtggctccccacccccatttcataCAGGCACAGTGGAttcagggaggggggaggggcagcctGTCACTCCAGGGTCTTCCCACCCCCCCTCCCACCGGCCACATTCTCCTTCTTCCCACCTGCAAGCAATTTGGCCAATGGGAGGGCAGCTAAGATTGCTGTGTGGAATCCTTTCTAGATCTGGGTGCATTTGGTGAGGAGGGGGCTGCCTCCTTCCCCACGCTAGACCCCATGTAACCTTTTCCTCTTCACAGAAGCAAATTACTGGTAATTATCTCACATCCAAAGCCTTCAGGAGCTACTTCCAAATTGCTTTAATTGAATTAATTGAATCTCATTTGGTCTGGGGGAGAGAATGGGGGGCATACCTTAAAATAGTACAGAAGAGTGATGGGGGATGGTGAGCTACCCAGAAAGAGGCCACTTTCCTGTGGCTGAGACCGTGGACGTGACAGAGTGTGCCCTGGACACTCTACCCCTGTTCTGTAGCCTCAGATGATGTTAGAAGGGCAAAGCCGCTGCCCACTTTGAGCAGGGGACCTTGCCTGAGTCCTGCTCTCTAACAGTGTTGCCCGGGATATGCTGGGAtatatctccagccccatccttcctccctaccCTGGAGAGGCAGGTTTATTTGCTTAGGTGAGAGGTGAATAGATACTACAGGATCTCACCCTGAAAGCAAGCTGACCCCTTCGACTGCCCCAGTGGCAGATGTGAATGTCATTTATAAAGTGCTTACTGTGTCCCAGGCACCATGTCAAGGCTGTTACAGGCATTTTATCAATTCATCATCACAACTGTACAGCGAAGCAAATCCTATTATCGTTCCTGTCTgaagggagaagaaataaaacacagctTAAGAAACCTGGCAAGCCTGGAGGCAGCGGCAAAGCACACAGCCCtatttaatcccagtgcttgggaggcaaagacaggcagatctgagttccaggccagcccagtctgCAGAGtgctttccaggacagccaaggctaacaTAAAGTAAGCAAGTATCCACTGCTGGGACACTTTGGAGACCAAAGTctaccttccctcttccctttgcttTACTGACAGACACAGTGTTGCCAGTGGAGCACAGGATACAGTAACCATGGTATCCAGAGAGATGGAGATGAGGCATCTTTCTTGTTGGGATTCCTCCGGGTCCATCAGCACCTAGAAGTCCGAGGCAACTGGACCAGCTCCCAAGTGGAAAAGAATGTCATTTCCCCTGGGAAGGGCACATGGGGGTAAGGGAAGGGGTGCCGCAGGCTCAGCTGGTCCCTGACTGAAAGAGCAATTACGGCTTCTGCTACTTAACTTTACAACCCAGGCTGTTGTTTTAACGATGCGACTCGTGTTGGGCTGTCCAATTAATCTGCCTTTGGAGGCTTTCCGAGATGGGGCGGTAGATCTTATCTTGCTCTGTGGAAAGAGGAGTGTGTAGCCTGCATGGCAGGGAACAGCACCCCGGGGCCCTTGGCCTCAAAGAAGACCTAGAGGAGACATCTGGGGCCAGCCACCCCTAGAGCAGTGGAGCCAGGGTCCAAGGGCGGtggggcggcggggggggggttggttgggAGAAAGGGGATGGGAGGGTCTCTACAGTGGGTAGGTTCACTCCACACTGCCCTATGACCTGCCATTTGCTGCCCACGGGGCCATCTTCTGTGAGTCTCTGGGGGACTGGGTGTGACCACTGACCCAGTAGTGGGACAAAGAAGGAATGTGTACAGACATCCCTAGGTGAGATCCTTTCACTGAATGCAGCACCCCTCTGTCCTCCCTATGACCCCAAACTATGCTTCTTTCTGGCTCGGGGTTGGCTGGAAGTGCCCTACTGGGCTTTTCAACCAAAGACTGGTGCCCTCAGTTTAATGTGATTGGGAACAGGTTCAGGCAGTGAGAGCAAGCTAGCCTTTGAAGCCTTTTGCCTGGAACTGGaggcccctccccagcccctggggcCACTCTGGGCTGAATTCCCTGAACCCTGAACGGCTGACcctgtcctcccccacccccatgctgtatgtgtggtgtgagcTGTGGTCCAGGATGAATCCTGATGCTGCAGTCCCAATGCTCTGAAAGCTGACCAGCCTCCTCACCCAGCCCACACTGGACTTACAACCTCTGGACAGTGCCCAAACGGCCCCTGTCCtgcttttcctttgcttcttgtCACACTGCCTCCAGTCCTCTGTTCGGGCACATGTTAGCCTAAAGCACCTGTCCTGGCCATGTTGCTAGGAGCTACCCAGCAGGAGATCCACAGATGCCTATTAGATGGAGAGTTCCAGCTCCTTCTAGtattctcctcccccttcccccaacccctttctGTAGGCTAAAGCCATTCCACCTCCAGCAGGTCACTTCTTCCAGAAGGACTGCCCTAGCTCAGTCTCTCCCAAGGACAGCCTGATAGAATACCATGGCTGTGAAGTGCCCTGGCTCCCTCTACAACTGGCCCCTAGAGGGGTCTGCTGGGGAAGACCATTCTGAATGAACCATTCCGTGTAGGAGCATCTTCCCATTTCAGATGAAGCCACAGGCTATTAGGATGTTCCCAAGCTAGAACCCCAGAGCTAGCTGGCAGCAGAGGCATACCAAGAATCtagtgtagggctggagagatggctcagtggttaagaacactggctgctcttccagaggatccaggtccaatttccagcccccacatggcagctcactactgtctgtaactccagtttcagggggtcCCAATATTCTCatacagacatccatgcaggcaaaacatcaatgcatataaaatgaaataaataaatcattaatttaaaaaatggtgtcTATGACTTCTGGTGAAGGGGAGGATATATCagatgaggaagaaaagatgaGCGGAGCAGCTAGCTCCAAAAGGTATAAATACAGGAGACGAGCATGGCTAACTTATACTCAGGactctgattctttttttaacacatatatacattttaataacttGTGATTTGAGAGATGAGAGTCCTTGGGAATGCTGGACAGAGTAACAGTGAATTGGAGCAGTTTCTTGGATCGAGGCAACAGCGAGGAGCTGAGATGCCAAGGCTACCCCATCTTTGCAGCTATGCCTGCACGGATCCAGGTAATCTGTTTGTCCCATTTCTCCTTCTGGGCTTCAGACAATGTGTGCAGGTGAACTTGTTAGGTGTTAAGGATGGAGAGTCGTGGGCCTAGGCTCTTAATACATACCTGCTGAATTTTATGGATGATTAAGCCCATGACTATCAACACAAAATGGGTAGATATGGCGCTAGAGAGCCGTTTAAAGCGGAGAAGCACAAGCTGCCCACAGGCCCACACTCCCTGTTTTATTTTGGTGCTGGGGCCTTTTACATGTTAAACACTCACTCTACCACTGGGCCACCACCAGTAATTAGTAAATGAAAGTCGGAGACTCTATGGTGGCCAACAACACAGACCCTGTGTCCACTTCTGGTTTTGTTCCTGGAAGGGCTGTCTGGGACCCCATGGTGCAGGCCAGgaataatatttgttttcttcctggttTGGATCCTAGGGCTGTGCTTGGAGCTGCAGTCATTTGAAGGAGAGGGAGTGGCAAGATTGTGGCTGTCCAAAGCCCCTGATCTAACTCTCTGGTTTGGAGAGCCAGGCTTCCACAccattctttccccttttctccttcagaGTCTTGTCTTCTGAGAAAATCCATCTGGAGCTggtttcctctcctcccagaagGGGAGCAGGTGCTCGGGTCCTGGGCTTGACAGGAGGGCTGAAGCCTGACCAGCCTCCCTCCAGACTCACATCATCTGAGGCAGTGCCAGCACAACTGGGGAGCGATGCtgataccaggcaccaaagtgGCTGTTGTCATAGCCACTGGAAGGCAGGGTGTCTGCCTTGGGTAGACCCCAGATGAATGGTAGGGCTGGAGAgtggggagacagggaggggggtCTCCCAGAGAAGTCCTCTTCCGGCTCCCCAGAGCTCTGTTTCAGGAGCTTCTTGTATTTGGAGCGTTTGTTCTGAAACCAGATCTTTACCTTTGAGAGGAAAAGAGGACAGACGGATTAGGAGTGTCTATGAAAGGTGTGGGAAGGGACCTGGCCACAGAgagtgagtcctgggaacctttGCTCCAGTCCTTCAGTTCTTGAATCCCCCagtctcagcttcctgtctggGCACACTCCCCTTCTTGAGCCTCATTCTCCTCTAACATGTACCCCCGCCCCCCAACTCATGCTGCGGACCAGCTATGGGCACTGCTTATCCAAGAGCCCTGTCAGCAAAATCGTGGGACTCCTTTGTGGGTTCTCAGAGGGCAGGGACTGGGAAGTTTTGCCCTGGGCAGGGACAGGACTGGCCCTACCTGGGTTTGGGTGAGTCCGAGTTGCGCTGCCAGCTGAGCTCTCTCGGGCAGGGCCAGGTATTGGGTGTGCTGGAAACGCTGGTTCAGGTGTTGGAGCTGCAGGCCGGAGTAGATGGTTCTGGGCTTGCGCAGCTTCCTGATCAGGGACTGCTGCTGGGAGGGCTCCAGAGACAGTGCCAGCCTCTCTGATTCTGGGAGGCAGAACACAGAGCTGTAAGCATGCAAAGGGACCAGGTGAGTCAGGCATTTCTGAATAAGCTCATCGCATCCCCCACCATGGGCAATcagcaaaaacaacagcagcCTTCACTATCAAACTgagtctcagtgtgtgtgtgtgtgcagtggagCAAGCCTTGCCTATCCCTGCCATTTCAACACCAGCAACAGTCAATACAAGCTTCagttcttgagttcttgtcctgttGAAGCTACCACTATAGGACCTAAGAACACAAATCGCCAAGGGTCCGAGTAAGGGTGCCCAGGCTCCTGCAGCAAGGGGGCAGGGTGCTGGTAGGTTGGTTGGTGGACCTGCTTAGAATAGAACAGGGCAAAAGACTCGTGGAGAGCTGAGCTAAGGTCTGGAGGTGAGCATCAAAGTGCACCAAAGACTCAAGAAACCTAAGAGTAATATTCAAAGCTCAGGGGTAAGGTTGACGTGGCCATCTCTTGCTTCCGAAAGGGGTCTGTAAAAGTCAGCCTTAAACGCTAATATcaaggcgggggtggggtgggggaacatgCGATGAGAGACCTAGTGTACCCTGCAGTAAAAAGGACCACCCTTTTCTTCCCTGCAAGCTGGCTAGCACAGGGGAGGCTTTTCAGGGATCTAGAAACAAGATGGATTTCCTGTGGGCCCCAGCGCGGTTGCTTCAGAGGGAAAGTGATTCAGGTCCAGAAAGCTTGATGTTCCGCCAGCAATACGGGTTGTTACATTGTCATCGCTGGGCTGCAGGCTGTGGCAAAAGGTCTGGTGTCCCCCACAGGCCCCCAACTCCCACTATAGGCCTGGCTCTCCAGGAAGCGGCTTCAGGTTGGCGT
Above is a genomic segment from Mus caroli chromosome 11, CAROLI_EIJ_v1.1, whole genome shotgun sequence containing:
- the Dlx4 gene encoding LOW QUALITY PROTEIN: homeobox protein DLX-4 (The sequence of the model RefSeq protein was modified relative to this genomic sequence to represent the inferred CDS: inserted 1 base in 1 codon): MTSLPCPLPDRGASNVVFPDLAPALSVVAAYPLGLYPGTAASPDLSYFQSYGHPXSYSYPGPATPGDSYLQQSVAPSQPFHRLAEYPQELEAESERLALSLEPSQQQSLIRKLRKPRTIYSGLQLQHLNQRFQHTQYLALPERAQLAAQLGLTQTQVKIWFQNKRSKYKKLLKQSSGEPEEDFSGRPPSLSPHSPALPFIWGLPKADTLPSSGYDNSHFGAWYQHRSPVVLALPQMM